A region from the Dermacentor andersoni chromosome 11, qqDerAnde1_hic_scaffold, whole genome shotgun sequence genome encodes:
- the LOC126517805 gene encoding uncharacterized protein, giving the protein MAEESSNEYTPLDLSMKNEAAPSTSRDGTQGASSTLGAYRTNADDALRYQGKTHHTPMTDETCSVDGVTNNGSTRCQHLGSIRSIDKVRPSTSRAGMEEASAKFEDSATNATGTRGREQQVLCGASGKVFSRRDTSHGQPNEIPDRTAPMFRARDRLPVKKSNHKCVICGKLLSRTTTLNAHYRVHTGESSYKCKICHKIFAHRGSFHWHQKIHTGVKPYICQICTKPFKSKWELTRHLGSHSSDRPFVCEICNLSFKRRSHLRSHQRIHEGKMLYECKQCGFRSSKKENLDSHLCENIICHLCGGSFTDESQLIAHLVTHRGGQS; this is encoded by the exons AtggctgaagaaagcagcaacgAATATACGCCTCTTGACTTAAGCATGAAGAACGAAGCAGCACCAAGTACAAGCCGCGACGGTACCCAGGGCGCTTCATCTACTTTGGGCGCCTACAGAAC GAATGCTGACGATGCCTTGCGCTACCAGGGGAAAACACACCACACGCCGATGACCGACGAGACTTGCAGTGTCGACG GTGTCACTAACAATGGCAGCACACGTTGCCAGCACTTGGGGTCCATCAGGAGCATCGATAAGGTGAGGCCCAGCACAAGTCGCGCTGGCATGGAAGAAGCATCAGCCAAGTTTGAAGACAGCGCCAC GAATGCTACTGGAACcagaggaagagaacagcaaGTGCTCTGCGGTGCCAGTGGAAAGGTTTTCAGCAGACGGGACACCTCGCACGGGCAACCCAATGAAATCCCGGACCGTACAGCCCCCATGTTCAGAGCACGTGATCGATTACCTGTCAAGAAGTCGAACCACAAATGCGTAATATGTGGTAAATTGTTAAGCCGTACTACTACTCTAAATGCACATTACCGCGTGCATACAGGCGAGAGCTCCTACAAATGCAAAATATGTCATAAAATTTTCGCGCACAGGGGGAGTTTCCATTGGCACCAAAAGATTCACACAGGAGTGAAACCATATATTTGCCAAATATGCACTAAACCATTCAAAAGCAAATGGGAACTTACCAGGCATCTCGGGTCGCATAGTAGCGATAGACCTTTCGTTTGTGAAATCTGTAATCTCTCCTTCAAACGCAGGTCACATCTCCGAAGTCACCAACGTATTCACGAGGGTAAAATGCTGTACGAGTGCAAGCAGTGTGGATTTCGTTcctcaaagaaagaaaacctAGACTCACATCTCTGCGAAAATATTATTTGCCACTTGTGTGGAGGTTCGTTTACAGATGAATCTCAACTGATTGCACATCTCGTGACGCATAGGGGTGGGCAGTCTTAA